The Anopheles coluzzii chromosome 2, AcolN3, whole genome shotgun sequence genome window below encodes:
- the LOC120953130 gene encoding hornerin isoform X4: protein MKEMVGGCCVCSDDRGWSENPLVYCDGQSCAVAVHQACYGIVTVPSGPWYCRKCESQERPARVRCELCPSRDGALKRTDNQGWAHVVCALYIPEVRFGNVTTMEPIILQLIPQERYNKTCYICQDMGKGSRANVGACMQCNKSGCKQQFHVTCAQQLGLLCEEAGNYLDNVKYCGYCQHHYSKLKKGGNVKTIPPYKPISHEANSSDGPSSPEKEMEPPPPQQHSSSSAAGSGGTGGGGGGGGGGGSGAGGSSSSSSGLKSSSRLSGEPSVGGSSSTSSSSSSSSSKQRKSSSASKSSSGSGSGASLSSSSSSSVLASGGGGGSGGSGASGMSGNSSMSTSSSSSSSSGVSSMSGSGGSGSVSNSSGSGIGGSGIAGSVGGSGSSKTSSGSSGGTGGGGSSGSSSKEKDKYSKSRDKSSKSSKSSSSSSTSGGSGSNFNNSTSTSSSAGGSSNQSKDVDMGGTAGSSSGSMGALGANASSQSSSQSGYSSTAGGGGSGPGGSSSSSSGSSSNSSSKHHSDKPDKGSGGGGSSSQGGGPLSTNSGVGSGRAASLSPAAIPTTLIIKPPQDHTGGSGKEPLSKEAIAKMSTSSNFTETIVVNSESVYNHAGSGSGNAGSTSVIESGKLAMGGSGAGSGGSGGSYGGSTGPTGGSSTGSSSSSSSGGKKRKADARSTPTSSVSSSEMLDANRDLIRDVAVSLVPLSLSKNDHIDPSSIASHEKSVKKAKTETSSPLPHPATALPAPEPNLQNVTPNLIQSAHTSSIISSASSSSASSSSSSGKHQQQQQHHHHQPTPHSPQQPASSQHTPSLVVSVPLSTATVPGVNLPASNNSNSSSHTGSSSSSSSSSSNVNHSASSNSNSTPNIVSPGHHQGSDRGGGGGSHINNSNNSNSNSGGNSNLYQQISHRAGDQLMNASANRSSPVIQQQSTAQNIIQSSSSSSSTAGSSSSSTVGPSIGHHHLERQSPSMRSSPAGVTTGGANVITSLHHSQSQQPDLLSPAGGGATVLQSVSPVPMSTIQRTSSPSTLHAGDNSSSSGGGGGGLKFGYEKQAPTTNARIAALQEEEASTGRRSRYGSHSRERSGGNGGNNSTGGAGNTGVGGGVSSGGGGGGGKTRTSKKRSQQQQQQQQQQQQQQQSQLPPDRGSPSIGIESSASGGSHRRGSSPSPSRRSSHGGGGGSGQSYSYGPAVDRNVDDHSPSRYHPSSSGGSNAPAAGGNNASNNGSVLSMAAGTGSATASVVVGNSSSQNSHHHQHLTPHQQQQQQQQQHSHLHHHHQPQQQQQQHHHQQHHQHHQHSHHQQHSAAMGDKLSSGGGTSAAPSSLHYSTGSSHSASSQHSSSAIANSNASNVTSTISSVASPAGPGATAAAAAAAASVATSSIASMSASSSTSSTAHSNNSSTSAAARNDGGSSSAGVHPVIEMAGSHGGSQSYQQHHHHHTSGGIISGYSQNASSNSSASTKSHQNTNNGSNMESFHQQQQHHHHHQQQQQYHGGGSGSHSVLSGSGNSGNSSISISSNSNNLSSNNNTSTITTTTTTNTTNITTTTTSNSSSNSGNNSNSKNTTIISSNSGNLSGTAGNSNTNNSTGSNHNLSNSSSSSSSGGTIVTAAANPNKKHRGASHHPSIVELSPSPSTSRTPEMIVSSGGVVPYSMSSTMTAASSSSYGGSSGGGGGGLKFSYEAQPTNPLSAVSTASMMGSSGSVIAAPQVKDSPPSSPGSDAGGSAAGTAIVSGRGTKRNRKMSSNAAAVNSGAGAVPTTSVAGQTGGPSIVPASIVAGGSADAKDGKLFQNGGSSSAAAGGSVVSATHMLGNQLNPSSSVAQKMSDQLSMEIEAHAYVPGPIDAVPTLMGPQFPGKNRTNNSQSMPVGAVGGGNSLSSMLTGGATATANGNTPQSLEQLLERQWEQGSQFLMEQAQHFDIASLLSCLHQLRSENIRLEEHVNNLVARRDHLLAVNARLAIPLNPTAALGGVGMIGGSGGSGPGAGGAATGGAGVGGAGIGSLPGQFNNIHGNGPIDANVITNASAVSNRSSRGQHGPNQQQQPGQQGPAGHFGSGAGSNAAGGGIGSLPQENGIDFRHTNSSHPATNSASIRRNSPSSQPFPSATTATGGGGGGGTTRGAPSTNSSSANNSTVQAQATGGTGSGEPVLPSTTGTTGRSSTLRPSSGPANVSSTGSNSSTGSSSSNNSNSISTGNGPTPAIGGGAGLNSSTVGPPAGTYHQGTREQQQQTIYNTAHQAPLHLHPSVTGTAATLPPSSQGHSQQNHHHHHQQQQQSSSSSSSIMSQSNHPSSPQVLVSRVGVAPVTSSSIRTAPTAAASAHVPPRSVSNNHHHHHQQQQQQQQQSHHHPQHHHHHLHQHASHPYMHGNHLQQHRSASPPPTGSGHGPTTHPHHQLQHHHGSLNSIDGPMAGRGAAITTTPPPPPAPSQPAVVVVDRMMSGHSQRPPAH from the exons ATGAAGGAGATGGTCGGTGGATGTTGTGTCTGTTCAGACGATCGCGGCTGGTCGGAAAATCCGCTAGTGTACTGCGATGGTCAAAGCTGTGCCGTGGCCGTGCACCAGGCGTGCTACGGAATCGTGACCGTGCCGAGTGGTCCTTGGTACTGTCGGAAGTGTGAGAGTCAGGAGCGTCCGGCTCGGGTGCGCTGCGAGCTGTGCCCGTCCCGCGATGGGGCGCTCAAGCGGACGGACAACCAGGGATGGGCGCATGTCGTCTGCGCCCTGTACATTCCCGAGGTGCGTTTCGGGAACGTGACGACGATGGAACCGATCATCCTGCAGCTGATCCCGCAGGAGCGATACAACAAGA CATGCTACATATGTCAGGATATGGGCAAGGGGTCCCGTGCGAACGTAGGAGCCTGCATGCAGTGCAACAAATCGGGCTGCAAGCAACAGTTTCACGTCACCTGCGCCCAGCAGCTCGGCCTGCTGTGTGAAGAAGCTGGCAACTATCTGGACAATGTAAAGTACTGCGGCTACTGCCAGCACCACTACAGCAAACTG AAAAAGGGAGGCAATGTGAAAACGATCCCACCCTACAAACCCATCAGCCACGAGGCCAACTCGAGCGATGGTCCGTCGTCGCCGGAGAAGGAAATGGAACCGCCCCCACCCCAGCAACACTCCAGCAGCAGTGCGGCCGGATCAGGTGGAaccggtggaggtggtggcggtggtggtgggggtggCAGTGGGgccggtggcagcagcagctcgagcaGTGGGCTCAAGTCCAGCAGCCGGTTGTCGGGCGAACCGAGCGTCGGCGGCTCATCGTCTACCTCTTCCTCgtcatcgtcctcctcctccaagCAGCGCAAGTCCTCGAGTGCGTCGAAAAGTTCGAGCGGATCGGGCTCCGGCGCATCGCTttcgtcgtcctcctcgtcctcggtGCTGGCGTCCGGCGGGGGCGGTGGTTCCGGGGGCAGCGGGGCCAGTGGTATGTCCGGCAACTCCTCCATGTCCACCTCATCGTCTTCGTCCTCTTCGTCGGGCGTTTCAAGCATGTCCGGTAGCGGAGGCAGCGGTAGTGTGAGCAACAGTAGTGGCAGTGGAATCGGTGGCTCGGGCATCGCCGGAAGTGTGGGCGGTAGTGGTTCCAGCAAGACCAGTTCCGGCTCGTCCGGAGGAACTGGTGGTGGCGGTAGTTCGGGCAGCAGTTCGAAAGAAAAGGATAAATATAGTAAAAGC CGCGACAAAAGCTCCAAATCATCGAAATCGTCGAGCAGTAGCAGCACGAGCGGAGGAAGTGGAAGCAATTTTAACAATAGTACAAGTACAAGCAGTTCTGCCGGTGGCAGCTCCAACCAATCGAAGGATGTCGACATGGGTGGGACGGCCGGTTCTTCTTCCGGGTCGATGGGTGCGCTGGGTGCGAATGCGTCCTCGCAATCTTCATCGCAAAGTGGCTACTCGTCGACCGCaggcggtggcggcagtggACCCGGAGgtagctccagcagcagcagcggcagcagcagcaactcctCCAGCAAACATCATTCTGATAAGCCCGACAAAGgaagtggcggtggtggtagcaGCAGTCAAGGTGGTGGCCCTCTGTCAACGAATAGCGGCGTCGGATCGGGACGGGCGGCTTCCCTCTCCCCGGCAGCGATTCCGACGACGCTCATCATTAAGCCACCGCAGGACCACACCGGTGGCAGCGGGAAGGAACCACTGTCCAAGGAAGCGATTGCAAAAATGAGCACCTCGAGCAACTTCACCGAAACGATCGTCGTCAATTCGGAGTCGGTGTACAATCATGCCGGCTCGGGTAGCGGGAACGCTGGTTCCACGTCCGTGATCGAGAGCGGCAAGCTGGCGATGGGAGGTTCGGGAGCGGGCAGTGGTGGCTCGGGCGGTTCGTACGGTGGCAGTACCGGCCCCACAGGTGGATCGTCCACCgggagtagtagtagtagcagtagcggCGGCAAGAAGCGAAAGGCCGATGCACGCTCGACACCAACATCGTCGGTCAGCAGTAGCGAGATGCTGGATGCTAATCG TGACCTGATAAGGGACGTTGCCGTATCGCTGGTGCCATTGTCGCTGAGTAAAAACGATCACATTGATCCGTCGTCGATCGCATCACACGAGAAGAGTGTGAAGAAG GCGAAAACCGAAACCAGCTCCCCGCTGCCCCATCCGGCAACGGCGTTGCCAGCGCCGGAACCGAACCTCCAAAATGTCACACCCAACCTCATCCAGTCGGCGCACACATCGAGCATCATCTCATCCGCTTCGTCGTCTTCagcgtcctcctcctcctcctccggcaagcatcagcaacagcagcaacaccaccatcatcag ccAACGCCTCACTCGCCTCAGCAGCCAGCGTCGTCGCAGCACACACCGAGCCTGGTGGTGTCGGTACCGCTGTCGACGGCTACCGTACCTGGAGTTAATCTACCCGCTAGTAACAATAGTAACAGTAGCAGCCATaccggcagtagcagcagcagcagcagcagcagtagcaacgtTAATCATAGCGCTAGTAGCAATAGCAACAGTACACCGAACATTGTCTCACCAGGACATCACCAAGGTAGCGATCgaggtggcggcggcggcagccacatcaacaacagcaacaacagcaatagTAACAGTGGTGGCAAtagcaacttgtaccaacagaTTTCACACCGGGCAGGTGATCAGTTGATG AATGCCAGCGCGAACCGCTCTAGTCCCGTGATCCAGCAGCAATCGACGGCTCAGAACATCATTcagtcgtcttcgtcgtcctcctccaccgccggttcctcctcgtcgtccacAGTCGGCCCTTCGATCGGTCACCATCATCTCGAACGGCAGTCACCGTCGATGCGCTCGTCCCCGGCCGGCGTGACGACCGGTGGTGCCAACGTTATAACCTCCCTACACCACAGCCAGTCACAGCAGCCGGATCTGCTTTCGCCTGCGGGCGGCGGCGCTACGGTGCTGCAAAGTGTGTCGCCCGTGCCGATGAGTACGATCCAACGCACCTCCTCACCGTCGACACTGCACGCGGGTgacaatagcagcagcagcggcggcggcggcggaggaTTAAAGTTTGGCTACGAAAAACAAGCGCCTACGACGAACGCACGGATAGCGGCCCTGCAGGAGGAGGAAGCGTCCACCGGCCGGCGGTCCAGGTACGG ATCACACTCGAGAGAACGTAGTGGTGGCAATGGTGGAAACAACTCTACCGGTGGTGCCGGTAACACCGgcgtcggtggtggtgtttctagtggtggtggtggtggtggtggaaaaactCGTACATCCAAAAAGCgttcacagcagcagcaacagcagcaacagcagcaacaacaacaacaacagtccCAATTACCACCAGATCGAGGATCACCTTCGATTGGGATAGAATCCTCAGCAAGCGGTGGATCGCATCGCCGTGGGTCGTCTCCATCACCTTCACGACGTTCTTCccatggcggtggtggcggtagtGGGCAGTCCTACTCGTACGGACCGGCCGTGGATCGTAATGTCGATGACCATTCACCATCACGGTATCATCCATCGTCGTCCGGTGGTAGTAATGCGCCCGCGGCCGGCGGTAACAATGCCAGCAACAATGGTAGCGTGCTCTCGATGGCAGCAGGAACCGGATCCGCCACCGCGTCGGTGGTCGTGGGAAACTCTTCCTCCCAGAACAgccaccatcatcaacatTTGACAcctcaccagcagcagcagcaacaacaacagcaacattctcacctccatcaccaccaccagccgcagcagcagcagcagcagcaccatcaccaacagcatcatcaacatcaccaACATTCGCACCATCAGCAACATTCCGCTGCGATGGGCGACAAGCTTTCGTCGGGCGGTGGTACTTCTGCCGCACCGTCGTCGCTTCACTATTCCACGGGCAGTTCGCATTCTGCTTCGTCGCAGCATTCATCTAGTGCAATTGCTAACAGTAACGCTTCGAATGTAACATCTACCATTTCATCTGTCGCTTCCCCTGCCGGGCCTGgggctactgctgctgctgctgctgccgctgcttctGTTGCCACATCTTCAATCGCTTCAATGTCTGCTTCCTCTTCTACTTCCTCTACTGCCCACTCTAACAATTCTTCCacttctgctgctgccaggAACGATGGCGGATCATCGTCCGCCGGTGTACATCCGGTCATCGAAATGGCGGGCAGTCACGGTGGATCACAGAGCtatcagcagcaccaccaccaccacactagTGGTGGGATCATTTCCGGCTACTCTCAAAACGCTAGCAGCAACAGTAGCGCCAGTACCAAATCTCACCAAAACACCAATAACGGTAGCAACATGGAAAGctttcaccagcagcagcagcaccaccaccatcatcaacaacaacaacagtatcACGGAGGCGGTTCTGGTTCGCACAGTGTGCTGTCGGGCAGTGGCAACAGCGGCAACAGTAGTATTAGTATTAGTAGCAACAGTAACAACCTTAGTAGCAATAATAACACCTCCACtatcactaccaccaccactaccaacaccacaaacatcaccaccaccaccaccagcaacagcagtagcaatAGTGGCAACAACAGTAACAGTAaaaacaccaccatcatcagtaGCAATAGCGGCAACCTGAGTGGCACCGCCGGCAACAGTAATACTAACAACAGCACCGGAAGCAACCATAATCTATctaacagtagcagcagcagcagtagcggcgGTACCATCGTAACAGCGGCTGCCAATCCGAACAAAAAGCACCGGGGGGCTTCGCATCATCCATCAATCGTTGAACTTTCGCCATCGCCATCTACTTCCAGAACGCCGGAAATGATCGTATCCAGCGGCGGTGTCGTCCCCTACAGCATGAGCTCGACGATGACAGCGGCCTCTTCCTCGTCGTACGGTGGTAGTTccggtggtggaggaggagggctAAAGTTCTCGTACGAGGCTCAGCCCACGAACCCGTTGTCTGCAGTATCGACCGCATCGATGATGGGCAGTAGCGGCAGCGTGATTGCGGCCCCGCAAGTCAAGGATTCTCCCCCGAGCTCGCCCGGATCGGATGCGGGCGGCAGTGCCGCCGGCACAGCGATCGTTAGCGGTCGGGGAACGAAACGCAACCGTAAGATGTCTTCGAATGCGGCGGCCGTGAACAGTGGTGCCGGGGCAGTGCCAACGACATCGGTAGCAGGACAGACCGGTGGACCGTCGATTGTACCGGCTTCGATCGTGGCCGGTGGAAGCGCCGATGCCAAGGATGGCAAACTGTTTCAGAACGGAGGCAGCAGTAGTGCGGCCGCCGGCGGTTCGGTCGTGTCGGCTACCCATATGTTGGGTAATCAGCTGAATCCGAGCAGTAGCGTGGCGCAGAAAATGTCCGACCAGCTGAGCATGGAGATCGAGGCGCACGCGTACGTACCCGGTCCAATCGATGCAGTGCCGACACTGATGGGACCACAGTTCCCGGGAAAG AATCGCACAAACAATTCCCAATCGATGCCTGTCGGAGCGGTAGGTGGCGGTAACTCGTTAAGCTCGATGCTAACGGGCGGTGCTACGGCGACGGCGAACGGGAACACTCCGCAAAGCTTGGAGCAGCTGCTGGAGCGGCAATGGGAACAAGGATCTCAGTTTCTTATGGAACAAGCGCAACACTTCGACA TTGCCTCTCTGCTGTCCTGTCTCCATCAGTTGCGGAGCGAGAACATTCGGCTGGAAGAGCACGTCAACAATTTGGTCGCACGAAGAGATCATCTGTTAGCGGTCAATGCTCGTTTGGCTATACCGCTGAACCCTACTGCGGCGCTGGGCGGTGTTGGCATGATTGGAGGGTCGGGCGGATCGGGTCCCGGTGCCGGCGGGGCAGCGACTGGTGGCGCCGGTGTCGGTGGTGCTGGTATCGGATCTCTGCCAG GGCAATTCAACAACATCCACGGCAATGGGCCAATCGATGCCAATGTCATCACCAACGCGTCGGCAGTGTCGAACCGATCTAGCCGGGGGCAGCACGGAccgaaccagcagcagcagcccggccAGCAGGGTCCGGCCGGCCACTTTGGGTCGGGGGCGGGAAGTAATGCGGCCGGTGGCGGTATTGGTAGTCTGCCCCAGGAGAATGGTATCGATTTCCGACACACGAACTCCTCGCATCCGGCCACAAACAGTGCATCGATAAG GCGCAACTCTCCTTCAAGCCAACCGTTCCCATCAGCTACTACTGcaactggtggtggtggcggtggtggaacCACACGGGGGGCGCCCTCCACTAATTCGTCCTCAGCGAACAACAGCACGGTCCAAGCGCAGGCAACGGGGGGCACTGGTTCGGGTGAGCCGGTTCTCCCTTCCACCACCGGTACTACAGGTCGTTCGAGCACGCTGCGACCGTCTTCCGGCCCAGCCAATGTATCGTCCACtggtagcaacagcagcaccggcagcagcagcagcaacaacagcaacagcatttCAACCGGTAACGGACCGACGCCGGCCATCGGTGGTGGCGCAGGGCTGAACAGTTCCACCGTCGGTCCACCAGCGGGAACATATCATCAGGGGACGCgtgaacaacaacagcaaacgatCTACAACACGGCACACCAG GCTCCTTTACATCTTCACCCATCGGTGACCGGCACAGCGGCCACGCTGCCACCGTCTTCGCAAGGACATTCGCAACagaaccatcatcatcatcatcaacagcagcaacaatcgagcagcagcagcagcagcattatgTCACAATCAAATCATCCCTCATCGCCTCAAGTGTTGGTGAGTCGGGTGGGAGTGGCTCCGGTAACCTCCAGCTCCATCCGAACCGctcccacagcagcagcatcagcacacGTACCTCCTCGCTCCGTAAGCaacaaccatcatcatcatcatcaacagcagcagcagcagcagcagcagtcccaCCACCATCCTcaacatcaccaccatcatctccATCAGCACGCTTCCCATCCGTATATGCACGGGAACCATCTGCAGCAGCATCGTTCAGCGTCCCCGCCACCAACCGGAAGCGGTCACGGACCGACGACCCACCCGCATCATCAGCTGCAACACCACCACGGATCGCTGAACTCGATCGATGGGCCGATGGCCGGTCGGGGAGCAGCTATTACTAccaccccaccaccaccaccagcaccctCTCAGCCggcagtagtggtggtggaCCGGATGATGTCCGGTCACTCCCAACGGCCGCCAGCTCACTAA